In the genome of Nocardia sp. NBC_00416, one region contains:
- a CDS encoding LLM class flavin-dependent oxidoreductase produces the protein MEFGIYVPQIVSEFSPLLDIARTAERTGFDSLWLFDHLWSPGLPEHPSLEAWTTATALLTATTTLRVGALVLCNNFRHPVVLGRMATTLDVISGGRLEFGLGSGSIPAEHAQAGLPWGSAAQRSERLGEALEIITSMFVGERTSFAGSHYRVDDIPNAPGPVQRPRPPIHIGGAGPKYTLPLVARYADVWNIPTYGLPDQRRLSALLDAECTRVDRDPATIRRSHQAVLAVAATDRELPEVRDRARRHFGAAAFALDEGYVGTPAMLVDRLGERADRGIDSVVFMVGAKQAATTMELFAAEVAPKLRG, from the coding sequence GTGGAGTTCGGGATCTATGTACCGCAGATCGTTTCGGAATTCTCGCCGCTGCTCGATATCGCCCGGACCGCGGAGCGCACCGGATTCGACAGCCTGTGGTTGTTCGACCATCTCTGGTCGCCGGGACTCCCCGAACACCCGTCCCTGGAGGCGTGGACGACCGCGACCGCCCTGCTCACCGCGACCACCACGCTGCGTGTCGGCGCCCTGGTGCTCTGCAACAATTTCCGGCACCCGGTGGTGCTGGGGCGGATGGCGACGACGCTGGACGTCATCTCCGGCGGCCGGCTCGAATTCGGGCTCGGCAGTGGTTCCATCCCCGCGGAGCACGCACAGGCCGGGCTGCCCTGGGGCTCGGCCGCGCAACGATCCGAACGGCTGGGTGAAGCGCTCGAGATAATCACCTCGATGTTCGTGGGCGAACGCACCTCGTTCGCGGGCTCGCACTATCGGGTGGACGATATTCCCAATGCGCCCGGCCCGGTGCAGCGTCCCCGACCGCCGATCCATATCGGCGGCGCCGGACCGAAGTACACGCTCCCCCTGGTCGCCCGCTACGCCGATGTCTGGAACATCCCCACCTACGGCCTGCCCGACCAGCGGCGGTTGTCGGCGTTGCTGGACGCCGAATGCACCCGTGTCGACCGTGACCCCGCCACGATCCGCCGCTCCCACCAGGCGGTCCTCGCCGTCGCCGCGACCGACCGCGAACTGCCGGAGGTCCGCGACCGCGCCCGGCGCCATTTCGGCGCCGCGGCGTTCGCGCTCGACGAAGGCTACGTCGGTACCCCGGCCATGCTGGTGGACCGGCTCGGGGAACGCGCCGACCGGGGCATCGACTCGGTGGTGTTCATGGTCGGCGCGAAACAGGCGGCGACGACCATGGAACTCTTCGCGGCCGAGGTCGCACCGAAACTGCGCGGCTGA
- a CDS encoding TetR/AcrR family transcriptional regulator, producing the protein MSTSTRDRLVTATTELLRTRGYSATSVKQITVAAGVPMGSLYHHFPGGKPELAAIALRSAGVAYGRLIPLLLSPYPDLRDAVPAAFAAAAEQIEQTGWINMCPVGTVAGEVADAEPALREVLAEIIDEWIADGTAYFVARGLPEAAGRELILAIVTALEGAFVLSRTLRSTEPLHTAGRAMSARLGELLAAPEFDAAGAADHREHPAQSDIRR; encoded by the coding sequence ATGTCAACCAGCACCCGCGACCGGCTGGTCACCGCGACGACCGAACTACTGCGCACCCGCGGCTACAGCGCCACCAGCGTCAAACAGATCACCGTGGCCGCCGGTGTCCCGATGGGGTCGCTGTACCACCACTTCCCGGGCGGTAAGCCGGAACTGGCCGCCATCGCACTGCGGTCGGCGGGGGTGGCCTACGGCCGATTGATCCCGCTACTGCTCAGCCCGTACCCGGACCTGCGCGATGCCGTTCCCGCCGCCTTCGCCGCCGCGGCCGAGCAGATCGAGCAGACCGGATGGATCAATATGTGCCCGGTCGGCACGGTCGCCGGTGAGGTCGCCGATGCCGAACCCGCGCTGCGCGAGGTACTCGCCGAGATCATCGACGAGTGGATCGCCGACGGCACGGCGTACTTCGTCGCACGGGGACTGCCGGAGGCGGCCGGGCGCGAATTGATCCTCGCCATCGTCACCGCCCTGGAAGGCGCGTTCGTACTGAGCCGGACTCTGCGCTCGACCGAACCGCTGCACACGGCGGGCCGTGCCATGAGCGCGCGCCTCGGCGAACTGCTGGCCGCGCCGGAGTTCGACGCGGCGGGGGCCGCTGATCATCGGGAACACCCGGCGCAGAGCGATATCCGGCGCTAG
- a CDS encoding alpha/beta fold hydrolase gives MPTVELSAGRVHYVEHGEGPPVVLLHGLLMNHTVWDPVLELLPPGFRYIRPDLPLGAHPIPLEPGTDLSLRGLNHLVADFLAALDLRETVLVHSDWGGALFLTAYGLDERVGRLIVLPCEAFGNFPPGLPGKTATAAAYLPGGVVLALRQLRVRRLRELPVLFGWMAREPLPDELVRGWTEPGLRDRRIRRDLLAYARSGFRTRELIENTEALRRFRGDALILWSAAGKVMPRDHGRRLAELIPAARLIELSDAYVLSMLDRPEAVASAMTEFLTADRAGSDR, from the coding sequence ATGCCGACGGTCGAACTTTCCGCAGGTCGGGTGCACTATGTGGAGCACGGTGAGGGTCCGCCCGTGGTCCTGCTGCACGGCTTGCTGATGAATCACACGGTGTGGGACCCGGTGCTGGAGCTGCTGCCGCCGGGCTTCCGCTACATCCGGCCCGACCTGCCCCTGGGCGCCCATCCCATCCCCCTCGAACCGGGGACGGACCTGAGTCTGCGCGGCCTGAATCACCTCGTCGCGGATTTCCTCGCCGCCCTGGATCTGCGCGAGACCGTCCTGGTGCACAGCGACTGGGGCGGCGCGCTGTTCCTCACCGCCTACGGGTTGGACGAGCGGGTCGGCCGACTGATCGTGCTGCCGTGCGAGGCGTTCGGCAATTTCCCGCCGGGTCTGCCGGGCAAGACGGCGACGGCAGCCGCCTATCTACCGGGCGGTGTCGTGCTGGCGCTGCGACAGCTGCGCGTCCGTCGGCTGCGCGAACTACCGGTGCTCTTCGGCTGGATGGCTCGCGAGCCGCTGCCGGACGAGCTGGTGCGCGGCTGGACCGAACCCGGTCTGCGTGACCGCCGTATCCGCCGGGACCTGCTCGCCTACGCCCGGTCCGGCTTCCGCACGCGCGAACTGATCGAGAACACCGAAGCGCTGCGCCGATTCCGCGGCGACGCCCTGATCCTCTGGTCGGCGGCGGGCAAGGTGATGCCCCGCGACCACGGTCGCCGGCTCGCCGAACTCATTCCGGCGGCCCGGCTGATCGAACTCTCCGACGCCTACGTGCTGTCCATGCTGGACCGCCCCGAGGCCGTCGCATCCGCCATGACCGAGTTCCTCACGGCCGATCGCGCCGGTAGCGACCGCTGA
- a CDS encoding acyl-CoA dehydrogenase family protein, producing MDFELPTDLSAYLTELDDFIEREIEPLEQADDNIRFFDHRREDARTDWDRDGLPTAEWEALLAESRRRADAAGHYRYAFPKEFGGRDGTNLGMAVIREHLARRGLGLHCDLQNEHAVVANNVGLLLMLEYGSAEQKQQWVDGLAAGTRFFAFGITEPEHGSDATHMETTAVRDGDDWVIDGTKTWNTGVHIADADLIFARTSGAAGDGRGITAFLVPTDTAGFKVEEYLWTFNMPTDHARVSLTGVRVPDSAIFGQEGRGLAVVQHFFNENRIRQAASSLGAAQYCVDRAVAYANERKPFGKPLSANQAIQFQLVELHTQCEMLRALVHKTAWSMDAYGTFAVSEQVSMCNYWANRLCCEAADRAMQVHGGLGYSRYTPFEHIYRHHRRYRITEGAEEIQMRRVAGYLFGFMDRAAVKGVGAGEPTRT from the coding sequence GTGGATTTCGAATTGCCCACCGACCTGTCGGCCTATCTCACCGAACTCGACGACTTCATCGAGCGCGAGATCGAACCACTCGAACAGGCCGACGACAATATCCGGTTCTTCGACCATCGCCGTGAAGACGCCCGAACCGACTGGGACCGCGACGGTCTGCCCACAGCGGAATGGGAGGCACTGCTCGCCGAATCCCGCCGCCGGGCCGATGCCGCGGGCCACTACCGGTACGCGTTCCCCAAGGAGTTCGGCGGCCGCGACGGCACCAATCTCGGGATGGCCGTGATCCGGGAGCATCTGGCCCGGCGCGGCCTGGGCCTGCACTGCGACCTGCAGAACGAACACGCGGTCGTCGCCAACAATGTCGGCCTGCTGCTGATGCTGGAGTACGGGTCCGCCGAGCAGAAGCAGCAGTGGGTGGACGGCCTCGCCGCCGGAACCCGGTTCTTCGCCTTCGGCATCACCGAACCCGAACACGGCTCCGACGCAACCCATATGGAAACGACGGCCGTCCGCGACGGCGACGACTGGGTCATCGACGGCACCAAGACCTGGAATACCGGCGTGCACATCGCCGACGCCGACCTGATCTTCGCCCGCACGTCCGGCGCAGCGGGCGACGGCCGGGGGATCACCGCGTTCCTGGTCCCCACCGATACCGCGGGCTTCAAGGTCGAGGAATACCTGTGGACCTTCAATATGCCCACCGACCACGCCCGGGTCTCGCTCACCGGGGTGCGCGTACCGGACTCGGCGATCTTCGGGCAGGAGGGCCGCGGTCTGGCCGTCGTGCAACATTTCTTCAACGAGAACCGCATCCGCCAGGCCGCGTCCAGCCTCGGCGCCGCGCAGTACTGCGTGGACCGGGCCGTGGCCTACGCCAACGAACGCAAACCGTTCGGCAAACCGCTGTCGGCGAACCAGGCCATCCAGTTCCAGTTGGTCGAACTGCACACCCAGTGCGAGATGCTGCGGGCGCTGGTGCACAAGACCGCGTGGTCGATGGACGCCTATGGCACGTTCGCGGTGTCCGAGCAGGTCTCGATGTGCAACTACTGGGCCAACCGCCTCTGCTGTGAAGCCGCCGACCGGGCGATGCAGGTGCACGGCGGACTCGGCTATTCGCGCTACACACCGTTCGAGCACATCTACCGGCATCACCGCCGGTATCGCATCACCGAGGGCGCGGAGGAGATCCAGATGCGTCGCGTCGCGGGGTATCTGTTCGGGTTCATGGACCGCGCCGCGGTGAAAGGCGTGGGTGCCGGGGAACCCACCCGGACGTAG
- a CDS encoding ATP-binding protein codes for MVRSAAELPAAFAQCRTEAAGAFGTADLYVERLLTGARHLEVQLVGDRTGADGWRNSARSTGIDTW; via the coding sequence GTGGTCCGGTCGGCTGCGGAATTACCGGCGGCGTTCGCGCAGTGCCGGACCGAGGCGGCGGGCGCCTTCGGGACCGCGGATCTGTACGTAGAGCGGCTGCTCACCGGCGCGCGGCATCTGGAGGTCCAACTGGTCGGTGACCGGACCGGGGCAGACGGGTGGCGGAACAGTGCCCGCAGTACGGGGATCGACACGTGGTGA
- the aztA gene encoding zinc ABC transporter ATP-binding protein AztA has product MCTADVEITEITAGYQGNRVLHEVTATLPGGRVTALMGPNGSGKSTLLAVLGGIVAPIAGSVSGTGGSRPALVVQQQAIPATLPISVRETVTMGRWAHRGLWRRITRIDRAIVADCLARMDIADLAERRLDTLSGGQRQRVLLARALAQQSGLLLLDEPCTGLDAAARAAIGAAIREAGDAGVTVVHATHDRADVRDADHCVLLRDGRVIEQGEPRIVLAAAA; this is encoded by the coding sequence ATGTGCACGGCGGATGTCGAGATCACCGAAATAACCGCGGGTTACCAGGGGAACCGGGTATTGCACGAGGTCACCGCGACTTTGCCGGGCGGCAGGGTCACCGCGCTGATGGGCCCGAACGGCTCGGGAAAATCCACCCTGCTCGCCGTCCTCGGCGGCATCGTCGCGCCGATCGCCGGATCGGTCTCCGGTACCGGCGGATCCCGGCCCGCGCTGGTCGTCCAGCAGCAGGCGATACCGGCGACGCTGCCCATCTCGGTCCGCGAAACGGTCACCATGGGTCGCTGGGCGCATCGAGGTCTGTGGCGCCGGATCACCCGGATCGACCGGGCGATCGTCGCCGACTGCCTCGCTCGCATGGATATCGCCGACCTCGCCGAACGGCGCCTGGACACGCTGTCCGGCGGGCAACGTCAGCGCGTTCTGCTCGCCCGCGCCCTGGCCCAGCAGTCCGGCCTGCTGCTGCTCGACGAGCCCTGCACCGGATTGGATGCGGCCGCCCGGGCCGCTATCGGCGCGGCGATCCGCGAGGCCGGGGACGCCGGGGTCACGGTGGTGCACGCCACCCACGATCGTGCCGACGTGCGCGACGCCGACCACTGCGTGCTGTTGCGTGACGGCCGGGTGATCGAACAGGGTGAGCCGCGAATCGTCCTCGCGGCGGCCGCGTGA
- a CDS encoding DUF6285 domain-containing protein, with translation MQNRPTAAELLESLAELLESTLLPALPPELQHRARVGANLARILGREVELGPAAAAREKELLDAVPPGDDEALWQALTEIVRADLAIAKPGYDSWAGE, from the coding sequence GTGCAGAACCGCCCGACGGCAGCCGAGCTGCTGGAATCACTTGCCGAACTGCTGGAGTCCACACTGTTGCCGGCCTTACCGCCGGAATTGCAGCACCGTGCGCGGGTCGGGGCCAATCTGGCCCGCATCCTGGGCCGGGAGGTCGAGCTGGGGCCCGCCGCGGCGGCCCGGGAGAAAGAGTTGCTCGACGCCGTCCCCCCGGGCGACGACGAGGCGCTGTGGCAGGCGCTCACCGAGATCGTCCGGGCCGACCTCGCGATCGCCAAACCGGGCTACGACAGCTGGGCGGGCGAATGA
- a CDS encoding cation:proton antiporter — MTISAAASVDPEPSAIVSLFWIAAVAVAAPLLSRLLRGLVPDVVVLLVAGIVLGPHVAGLAGTAGGVDLLSELGLGMLFLLAGYELDTRLLRGGSGRTAWLTWVAGLALALFMVWLVAPDAGFTASIAVAIALTSTALGTLLPIVKQDGVLEKPLGRAVLAHGAVGELGPVLAMSVLLSGHDLGSSLVVLLLFAAAAGVVLWVPQRMLDRHPGVDRVLVALTTGTNQLPVRMVFLLLLILMAVAEVFDLDVVLGAFAAGVILRRLIAETHPGIQDSLETIGYGVLIPIFFVVSGMGIDPSAVADKPLTWVVFVLAIAVARGSTVWLSERFVPHGANLAFPRERVQLALYAATGLPIIVAVTQVATRSDLIGEALASTLVAAGATTVLVFPMIAKWVGGNAVAVGGPDSGARPGDR, encoded by the coding sequence ATGACGATATCGGCGGCGGCCTCCGTGGATCCGGAACCGTCGGCGATCGTCTCGCTGTTCTGGATCGCGGCCGTCGCGGTGGCGGCGCCACTGCTGTCCCGGCTGCTGCGCGGGCTGGTCCCGGATGTGGTCGTGCTGCTGGTGGCGGGGATCGTGCTGGGTCCGCACGTCGCCGGGCTGGCGGGCACCGCGGGTGGGGTGGATCTGCTGAGCGAACTCGGGCTCGGCATGCTGTTCCTGCTCGCCGGATACGAACTGGATACCCGGCTGCTGCGCGGTGGGTCGGGCCGGACCGCGTGGCTGACCTGGGTGGCCGGGCTGGCGCTCGCACTGTTCATGGTGTGGCTGGTCGCCCCCGACGCCGGTTTCACCGCCTCCATCGCGGTCGCCATCGCGCTCACCTCCACCGCGCTGGGCACGCTGTTACCGATCGTGAAACAGGACGGCGTCCTCGAGAAACCGTTGGGCCGCGCGGTCCTGGCGCACGGGGCCGTCGGCGAGCTGGGCCCGGTGCTGGCGATGTCGGTGTTGCTCAGCGGCCACGATCTGGGCTCCTCGCTGGTGGTGCTGTTGCTGTTCGCGGCCGCGGCGGGCGTGGTGTTGTGGGTGCCGCAACGGATGCTGGACCGCCATCCCGGCGTCGACCGCGTGCTCGTCGCGCTGACCACGGGCACCAACCAGCTCCCGGTCCGAATGGTGTTCCTGCTGCTGCTGATCCTCATGGCGGTGGCCGAGGTCTTCGACCTCGACGTCGTACTGGGCGCGTTCGCGGCGGGTGTGATCCTGCGCCGCCTCATCGCCGAAACCCATCCCGGGATCCAGGACTCGCTGGAAACCATCGGGTACGGCGTGCTCATCCCGATCTTCTTCGTCGTATCGGGGATGGGCATCGACCCGTCGGCCGTCGCGGACAAGCCGCTGACCTGGGTGGTTTTCGTGCTGGCGATCGCGGTCGCGCGCGGGTCGACGGTGTGGTTGAGCGAGCGGTTCGTCCCGCACGGGGCCAATCTGGCCTTTCCGCGCGAGCGGGTGCAGCTGGCGCTGTACGCGGCCACCGGGTTGCCGATCATCGTCGCGGTCACCCAGGTGGCGACCCGGTCCGATCTCATCGGCGAGGCCCTCGCCTCCACCTTGGTGGCGGCGGGCGCGACCACGGTCCTGGTGTTCCCGATGATCGCGAAATGGGTGGGCGGCAACGCGGTCGCGGTGGGCGGGCCCGATTCAGGGGCCCGGCCGGGCGACCGGTGA
- a CDS encoding phosphotransferase family protein, whose product MSADPARGLTDYLSGEFGSPVTITDFQFLSAGARRRNIAFTATVAGAPRRLVATIVPPAVELMPVAAEAGVRELARAHGVPVPAVVAVCADTGYVGEPFVISEHIDGETVPRRVLRTLAAAGNAAETARQWGAAMARLHSIDPGSAPTAVPAAGPDPAAEHLAEVEAGARALLSDRPVFALALSWLEKRLPGPPPQPALVHTDMRNGNLIIGADGLRAVLDWEGTQRFGDPMRDIAWPALRMWRFREDAKEFGGFADRDTFVGGYEQAGGTFDLDRYRWWKVMGTVYWGVGLAQQAAAHLDGTVRDIVMAASGRRVSEIEWDLLMQIRPRVTA is encoded by the coding sequence ATGAGCGCGGATCCGGCCCGGGGACTCACCGACTACCTCTCCGGAGAGTTCGGCAGCCCGGTGACGATCACCGATTTCCAGTTCCTCTCCGCCGGCGCGCGCCGCCGCAATATCGCCTTCACCGCCACCGTGGCCGGTGCACCGCGCCGTCTGGTCGCGACGATCGTGCCGCCCGCGGTGGAACTGATGCCCGTGGCGGCGGAGGCCGGAGTCCGCGAACTGGCACGGGCGCACGGGGTGCCGGTCCCGGCCGTGGTCGCGGTCTGCGCCGATACCGGCTATGTCGGCGAACCGTTCGTCATTTCCGAGCACATCGATGGAGAGACGGTGCCGCGCAGGGTATTACGTACGCTCGCCGCCGCCGGGAACGCCGCGGAGACCGCGCGGCAGTGGGGTGCGGCCATGGCGCGGCTGCACAGTATCGACCCCGGGTCGGCGCCGACGGCGGTCCCGGCCGCGGGGCCGGACCCCGCCGCCGAACACCTCGCCGAGGTGGAAGCCGGCGCCCGGGCGCTCCTGTCCGACCGGCCGGTGTTCGCACTGGCGCTGAGCTGGCTCGAGAAGCGGCTGCCCGGTCCGCCACCGCAACCCGCACTCGTCCACACCGATATGCGCAACGGCAATCTGATCATCGGTGCGGACGGGCTGCGCGCGGTGCTGGACTGGGAGGGTACGCAGCGGTTCGGTGACCCTATGCGCGATATCGCCTGGCCCGCGCTGCGGATGTGGCGATTCCGCGAGGACGCGAAGGAATTCGGCGGCTTCGCCGACCGTGACACCTTCGTCGGCGGCTACGAACAGGCGGGCGGGACCTTCGATCTCGACCGCTACCGCTGGTGGAAGGTGATGGGCACGGTGTACTGGGGCGTCGGGCTCGCCCAGCAGGCGGCGGCCCATCTCGACGGCACCGTCCGGGATATCGTCATGGCCGCCAGCGGTCGCCGGGTCTCGGAAATCGAATGGGATCTGCTCATGCAGATCCGTCCTCGCGTGACAGCATAG
- a CDS encoding DUF7144 family membrane protein — translation MTTDPAAPTAGRATTTGAHAAAQHDERPVKQTVAGGTSIAAAALLLVAGFITLFQGISAAANDDVFVAGPQYVYELDLTSWGWIHIVFGILLILVGLALFTGALWARVVAIGLVALSIVANFLWIPWYPLWSILIIALDVVIIWAIATWDTERV, via the coding sequence ATGACCACCGACCCCGCAGCACCGACCGCCGGCAGAGCCACGACCACCGGGGCGCACGCGGCGGCACAGCACGATGAGCGGCCGGTGAAACAGACCGTCGCCGGCGGCACCTCCATCGCGGCGGCGGCACTGCTGCTCGTCGCCGGATTCATCACCCTGTTCCAGGGCATCTCCGCGGCCGCCAACGACGATGTGTTCGTCGCCGGACCGCAGTACGTGTACGAACTGGACCTCACCAGCTGGGGCTGGATCCATATCGTCTTCGGCATCCTGCTGATCCTGGTCGGCCTGGCGCTCTTCACCGGGGCGCTGTGGGCGCGGGTCGTCGCGATCGGGCTGGTAGCCCTCTCGATCGTGGCGAACTTCCTGTGGATCCCCTGGTACCCGCTGTGGTCGATCCTGATCATCGCGCTCGACGTGGTGATCATCTGGGCCATCGCCACCTGGGACACCGAGCGGGTCTGA
- the aztB gene encoding zinc ABC transporter permease AztB, which produces MDWLIVPFEVSFVQRALWGGLLVSCLCALAGTWVVVRGMAFLGEAMAHGMLPGVAVAALLGGNLLLGALVSASAMAAGVSVLSRNRRLSTDTGIGLLFVGMLAAGVILISRSQSFAVNLTGFLFGDVLATRPRDLVFLLAALGVALAITVLGHRGFVALSFDPRTAQTLGLRPRRAQFALLALLTLAIAASFHIVGTLLVFGLLVAPPAAATYFTHRLPRIMLAAAGIGALSTVLGLLISWHAGTAAGATIAATAVAIFFVSAGAARLRAALRGRTGAGPGGGATQSARLARQTRKFRGRRAARATVTALLLVPVAACGANPADPPEPAPHGYIAGAEESASAQPRLVLAERSTGAVRVLDLVTEQIISPDPVPGVTRIADDGRYAYLAANDTTTILDSGSWVVDHGDHVHYYRAQSRTVGALSGEVRTAHSDTAVTAAVMRDGSTALADRAALDEGTVVPGPVADGPALPYGGQLLVADPGAGKVQVRSRADTPALTLEPSCPKPGGQTVTRRGAVFSCADGALVVTERDDSFTAEKLPYPAGTTGSADRFFHRRGSDVLVTVRDSRVLVLDIGRRVWRTIATGRVAAASTAGAGTAVLALDTAGVLHAHDLETGAETAQRRVLPAPVNPAAPPVLLVDADRAYINDPATRQVYEIDYADGLRVARTFPLDITPDLMVETGR; this is translated from the coding sequence ATGGATTGGCTGATCGTCCCGTTCGAAGTCTCCTTCGTACAGCGAGCACTCTGGGGCGGACTGCTGGTCTCCTGCCTGTGTGCCCTGGCCGGAACCTGGGTCGTGGTGCGCGGGATGGCATTTCTCGGCGAAGCCATGGCGCACGGAATGCTGCCCGGGGTCGCCGTCGCGGCCCTGCTCGGCGGCAACCTGCTGCTCGGCGCGTTGGTGAGCGCCTCCGCCATGGCCGCCGGGGTCTCGGTACTGAGCCGCAACCGCCGCCTGTCCACCGACACCGGTATCGGACTGCTGTTCGTGGGCATGCTGGCGGCCGGGGTCATCCTGATCTCGCGCTCACAATCGTTCGCGGTGAACCTGACCGGATTCCTCTTCGGCGACGTCCTGGCCACTCGTCCCCGGGATCTGGTCTTCCTGCTGGCCGCGCTGGGGGTCGCGCTGGCGATCACCGTGCTCGGCCATCGCGGTTTCGTCGCCCTCAGCTTCGACCCGCGAACCGCGCAGACGCTCGGATTGCGCCCGCGCCGAGCACAATTCGCGCTGCTCGCCCTGCTGACGCTGGCGATCGCGGCCTCGTTCCACATCGTGGGCACCCTGCTGGTCTTCGGCCTGCTGGTCGCGCCGCCCGCCGCCGCCACCTACTTCACCCACCGGCTGCCCCGGATCATGCTGGCGGCCGCGGGAATCGGGGCCCTGTCCACGGTGCTGGGCCTGCTGATCTCCTGGCATGCGGGAACGGCTGCGGGCGCGACCATCGCGGCGACCGCGGTCGCGATCTTCTTCGTATCCGCCGGCGCCGCACGGCTACGCGCGGCGCTGCGCGGGCGGACCGGCGCGGGACCGGGCGGCGGGGCCACCCAGTCCGCCCGACTCGCACGACAAACCCGGAAATTCCGCGGTCGGCGCGCCGCCCGCGCGACGGTGACCGCGCTGCTGCTCGTTCCGGTCGCCGCCTGCGGCGCGAACCCCGCAGATCCGCCGGAACCGGCACCGCACGGCTATATCGCGGGCGCTGAGGAGAGCGCGAGCGCGCAGCCGCGACTGGTGCTCGCCGAGCGGTCCACGGGCGCGGTCCGGGTGCTGGACCTGGTGACCGAGCAGATCATTTCGCCGGACCCGGTCCCCGGAGTCACCCGTATCGCCGACGACGGGCGCTACGCCTATCTGGCGGCGAACGATACGACCACGATCCTCGACAGCGGCAGCTGGGTGGTCGACCACGGTGATCATGTCCACTACTACCGGGCACAGTCACGCACAGTGGGCGCCCTGAGCGGCGAGGTCCGGACCGCGCACAGCGATACCGCGGTCACCGCGGCCGTGATGAGGGACGGCTCGACCGCGCTGGCGGATCGCGCGGCGCTCGACGAGGGCACTGTCGTACCGGGTCCGGTGGCCGACGGACCGGCACTCCCCTACGGCGGTCAGCTCCTCGTCGCGGACCCCGGCGCCGGGAAGGTACAGGTGCGCAGCCGCGCCGACACACCGGCGCTGACCTTGGAACCTTCGTGCCCGAAACCGGGCGGGCAGACCGTGACCCGGCGCGGTGCGGTGTTCTCCTGCGCGGACGGCGCGCTGGTGGTGACCGAGCGCGACGACAGCTTCACCGCCGAGAAATTGCCGTATCCGGCGGGCACGACGGGCAGCGCGGACCGGTTCTTCCACCGCCGCGGCAGCGATGTGCTGGTGACCGTGCGGGATTCGCGAGTGCTGGTGCTCGATATCGGGCGCCGCGTCTGGCGGACCATCGCGACCGGACGGGTCGCCGCGGCGAGCACGGCGGGGGCGGGCACCGCGGTACTCGCGCTGGACACCGCCGGTGTGCTGCACGCCCACGACCTGGAGACCGGTGCCGAGACCGCGCAGCGCCGGGTGTTGCCGGCTCCGGTGAACCCGGCGGCGCCGCCTGTTCTGCTCGTCGACGCCGACCGCGCCTATATCAACGACCCGGCCACCCGGCAGGTGTACGAGATCGACTACGCCGACGGGCTGCGCGTCGCCCGTACGTTCCCGCTCGACATCACCCCCGACCTGATGGTGGAGACCGGCCGATGA
- a CDS encoding YegP family protein produces the protein MAGKFELFTDASDKFRWRLKAGNGETIAQSQAYATRDAAKKGIASVQNNAPSATIVEVTAGS, from the coding sequence ATGGCAGGCAAGTTCGAACTGTTCACCGACGCGAGCGATAAGTTCCGCTGGCGTCTCAAGGCCGGAAACGGCGAGACGATCGCCCAGAGCCAGGCCTACGCCACCCGTGATGCCGCCAAGAAGGGCATCGCTTCGGTACAGAACAACGCTCCGAGCGCGACGATCGTCGAAGTCACCGCCGGTTCCTGA
- a CDS encoding YciI family protein produces the protein MKYMLIMRATDEAFAAMGDIDFTEMLETVGKFNDELIQAGVLLAAEGLDDAAETVVVDYSSADPVVTDGPYGETKELFNGYYVLNVASKEEAVEWAKRMPMSGAGFKTEIRRVSTIDEFPQDNIWIQKERAWREATGQL, from the coding sequence ATGAAATACATGCTGATCATGCGTGCCACCGACGAAGCCTTCGCCGCCATGGGCGATATCGACTTCACCGAGATGCTCGAAACGGTCGGCAAGTTCAACGACGAACTCATCCAGGCCGGGGTGCTCCTCGCGGCGGAAGGCCTCGACGACGCCGCCGAAACCGTGGTCGTGGATTACTCATCGGCGGACCCGGTGGTGACCGACGGTCCCTACGGGGAGACCAAAGAGCTTTTCAACGGCTACTACGTGCTGAACGTCGCGTCCAAGGAAGAGGCCGTCGAATGGGCCAAACGGATGCCGATGAGCGGTGCGGGTTTCAAAACCGAGATCCGCCGGGTGAGCACCATCGACGAATTCCCCCAGGACAATATCTGGATCCAGAAGGAGCGGGCCTGGCGCGAAGCCACCGGCCAGCTCTGA